Genomic DNA from Deltaproteobacteria bacterium GWC2_65_14:
CCATACGGGTCGGCCGTCCCGGTGGGGATCAGCCCCACGCCGAAGCAGCCGCACACCATGTCGATCTTGTCGGCGATCGCGACCGCGGCTCCCGTGTCGGTCGAGGGGAGCTCGTCCGACTGCCCCTTCGGGAGGTAATGCTCGAAGACCGCCTGCGCCGTCTCCTCCTTCTCCCCGGTCTTGCGGGCGTAGTCGCGCCCCATGACCCCCTGGAGTTCGGGAAACTCCTTCACCACGCCGGTCGTCAGATCCGCCTTCGAGAGGAACGCCGCGCGGCCGCACTGCTCCGCCTTGGCCGGGAAGCCCTTCGACGCGACGAAGCGGGCGATCTCCGCCATCCGCTCCACCTTCTCCCAGTAGGTCCCCAGATCGGCCTGGAACAGCACCCCCTTGAGCGCCTGCGCCCGGTCGAAGAGCGGCTTCCGAAGATCGTCCTGGTAGTAGAACTCCGCGTCGGAGAGCCGCGCGCGGATCACCCGCTCGTTCCCGGTCACCACCACGGAGTTGTCGGGCACGATCATGTTCGAGGCGAAGGCGAAGCCGGGAAAGAGCTTCCCCTCCCCGTCCTCGAGGACGAAATACTTCTGGTTGTTCCGCATGCTGGTCACCAGGATCTCCCGGGGAAGGGCGAGATACTTCTCCTCGAACCGCCCCGTCAGGACCACCGGGTATTCCACCAGGTTCGCCACCGTCTCGAGAAGGGGATCGTCGCGGACCCACTTCCGGCCGGTCGCCTGCTCCGCCTCCCGGATGCCGGCCAGGATCCGCTCCTTGCGGACCTCGAGGTCGACGAACACCTTCGCGTCGGAGAGCTTCCCGAAATACTCCCCGGTCGAGGACAGGGCGATCGGCCCCGGCGACAGGAAGCGGTGGCCGTAGGTGGTGTTCCCGGCCGTCACGTTCCCGAAGGAGAACGGGAGCACCTTCTCTCCGTAGAGGGAGACGATCCAGTGGACCGGGCGGGCGAACCGGATGTCGAGATCCGCCCAGCGCATCGTCTTCTTGAACGGGATCTCCGGGATCCAGCCGGCGACCAGCCCGGGGAGAACCTCCCCCACGGGGGCCGCGGCGGCTTCCTTGACGTAGCCCAGGTATTCCCCCCGGTCGGTCTGGAACATGCGGAGGGCCGACACTTCGATTCTCTGCGCGCGGGCGAACCCTTCCGCCGCCTTCGTCGGCTTCCCCTGCGCGTCGTATCCGACGCTCTTCGGGGGCCCCAGCACCGTCTCCTGGGAGGCGGCCTGCCGGTCCTCGAGGTTCCGGACGACGTAGGCGAGCCGGCGGGGCGTCCCGTAGATGTCGACCTTCTCGAAGGTCAGTCGGGCCTTCCGGAGGATCTCGGCGAACTGCTGGCCGCCGAACCAGAGCGCCGGTCCGACGAACCCGGCCGGGATTTCCTCGCATCCGATTTCCAACAAGTAGTCCTGTTTCATAACCCCTCTTGTCCCTGCGGGAGGAGGATCAGCGGGAGAATCGATTCATGAGCGGGAATCCGAGCTCCTCCCGGGATTTCAGGTATCCGGTGGCGCAAAGCCGGGCCAGGTTGCGCACCCGTCCGATGTAGGAGATCCTCTCCGTGACCGAGATCGCCCCCCGGGCGTCCAGCATGTTGAAGGTGTGGGAGCACTTGAGGCACATGTCGTAGGCCGGGAGGACGAGATTCTCGTCGATCAGGCGGAGGCACTCCTTCTCGTACATCTGGAACAGGGAGAAGAGCATCGGGATGTCGGCCTTCTGGAAATTGTAGGTGGAGAACTCGACCTCCCCCCGGTGGTGGACGTCCCCGTAGGTCACGTCGCCGACCCACTTCAGGTCGAACACGTTCCCGACGTTCTGCAGGTACATCCCGATCCGCTCGATGCCGTAGGTGATCTCCCCCGAGACCGGCTTCAGGTCGATCCCTCCGCACTGCTGGAAATAGGTGAACTGGGTGATCTCCATCCCGTCCAGCCACACCTCCCAGCCGAGCCCCCAGGCCCCCAGCGTGGGCGACTCCCAGTCGTCCTCGACGAACCGGATGTCATGCTTCATCGGGTCGATCCCGACCGCCTTGAGCGAGTCCAGGTACATCTCCACGTAGTCGTAGGGGCATGGCTTCATGATCACCTGGAACTGGTAATAGTGCTGGAGCCGGTTCGGGTTCTCGCCGTAGCGGCCGTCGGTGGGCCGCCGGGAGGGCTCCACGTAGGCGGTGTTCCAAGGCTCCGGTCCGAGGGCCCGGAGGAAGGTCGCCGGGTTGAAGGTGCCGGCGCCGACCTCGATATCGTACGGCTGGTGGATGACGCATCCCTTATCCGCCCAGAAGCGCTGCAGGGCGAGGACCAGGTCCTGGAAAAGCAAGGTGTCCTCCGAAGGAAACGTGATAGGGATACATATCATCCCCCGCGAGGGGCTGTCAAGAAATATCGTTATAAATAGAGGGGTTTTAAGGCTTTTCCGGCGGAACGGCACCCCCGAGGCTTCGCAGAGGCTTCCCGATGCACCACTCCAGGTATTTTGGGATAACCGCCTGTAATTCATTAAGAATCTTTTCGGTAATCCGAAGGCGCTCCGGGGCGGCCGGAGTGGAGGACTGGAGAACCCTCCAGGTCTTCACGGCGCCCAGAGACAGGGGGATCCCTCCTCTTCCGGAGCATGGGTCGCAATAGATCCTCCCCTCCGCGACCTGGAACCGGAACAGGTTCCGGTCCGCCTTGCCGCATCGCTTGCACGACGAAAGGTCCGGCCCGAACCCCGCCACGGCGAGAAAGGCCGCCTCCGCCTTTCTTCCCGCGGAATGGGGAACCGCACCTCTGGAGAGCGACCGGATTCCCGAAAGCAGGTGGGAAAACGCCTTCGGTTTCGGACCGGGCTGCGGAAAGAGGGCCACGGAGAGTTCCAGGAGGTAATCGGCGTGCCGGACCCTTTCCCAATCCTCCAGAAGGTTCCAGAAGAATTCGGCTACGGCCGCGCCGGTCAGCAACGGGAACCTTCGGGGCACTTCGGTCCAGGTAATGTCCAGCAGGACGTAGCGCTGGAGGGCGCCCCCGAACCGCTTCCGGCTGCGGTGGGCCGATTTCGCCACCAGGGTGACCTCCCCCTCGTCCTCCGTGAAGAACGAGAGGCGCCGGTCCGCCTCCCCCACATCCGCGGAGCGCACCAGGAAGGCCCGCGAGGAGCGGAAACGGCGCGGCCCGGCCGCCGGCATTCTCAGCGCGCCGGACCGGAATTGACGGGGAGAGATCCGCCCCCCCTACTTTCCAATCCGGATCTCCTTGACCTTCCCCTGCTCCCCGAAGGGGGGAAGCGCCTCTCCGTTCAGGGTGCCCTTCACGCCGCCGGCGTTCCCGAGTTTGAGGGTGATCGTTCTCGCGGCCTGGACGCTGATCCGGTCCCCCGGGTAGAGCATCACGTCGACCGGATCCGCCCCGTCCCTGCTGTACATCACCCAGGTCAGTTCGCTCGCCTCCAGGAGCAGCTGGTAGGGGGGATCGGCGATTCCGGGAGCCGCCGGTTTCGCGGAGGGCTCCGGAGCGTCAGGCGCCGCGGGGCCGGGAGGGGCCGCCGGCTCGGTCGGTGCGGGAGCCGCCGTTTCCGGAGCCTTCAGCGGCTGCGGGGCGGTCCGCATCGAGTACCAGGACAGCAGGACGCCCACGAGAAGCACCCCTGCGGCGGCCATCGAGAGGATCGCACGACGGCTTACGCGGCGGTGCTCCCGCTGGATCCACTGGGGAGCTCCCTGGGCCGGGGCTTCCGACGGGGCAAGGGTCCCGATGTAGGCATAGTACTCGGTCAGCACCGGCTCGGGGTCCTCTTCGAGCATGCGGGCATAGGCCCGGATGAATCCCGAGGAGAAGACCCTCGGGGGCCACTTCTCGAAGTTGGACTCCTCGATCCCCTGGAGGTACTTCCGGCTGATCCGGAGCTCCTGGCCCACCTCCTCCAGGGTCTTCCCCATCCGTTCCCGCTTCGCCTTCCAGGACTCGCCGGTGCTCATCCCCGTCATCCTACCGCCCGCCCTGCCCCAGGAGGTCGAGGGTTTTCGCCGCCTGACCGCGCAGTCCCGGCTCGGTGCTGTGCGCCAGGACGTTCCGGAACGCGTCCGCCGCCTCCCGGTTCCGCTTCAGCTTCAGGTAGACGCTCCCCAGATCCATCCAGCCCTGGGCGAAGGACGGGGAGACCTCCAGGCACCGCACGAGGGTCTTCGCGGAATCCGCCCATCTCCCCCCCTCTCCCTGCGCCAGGGCGAGCCCCCGGTACGCCTCGAGGAACGAGGGGTTCAGGACGATCGCCCGGCCGTACATCGACTCCGCCTTGGCCAGATCCTTCCTGCGGAGATACTCGCGTCCCATGTTGTAGTAGCCGTACTCCGGCGTCGGGTAGAGCACGTTCGACACCGCCTTCTCGTACTCCCGGATCGCCTCGTCTCCCCGGCCGAGCTGGCTCAGCAGGTTCCCGAGGTTGTTGTGGGCCTCCGCGTATTCCGGCCTCTTCCCGATCGCGATCCGGAAGTGCTCCTCCGCCTTTCCGAGATCCCCCCGGGACTGATAGGCCAGCCCCAGCATCATGTCGATCTCGGGGTTTTCCGGATCCAGCTCCGAGGCCTTCGTGAGCTCCCGCATGGCGGCGGGAAGGTTGCGCTGTTCCAGGTAGGTGACCCCCATCTGCATCCGGGCGGAGGCCTCCTTCTTCCGCTCGGGCGACGTCCCGGCGCAGGCGAGGAGCGACAGCACCGCGGCCAGGAGGAGAGGCAGGATCCGCCGGGTCACAGGTATTTCCCGATCAGCAGGGAGAGGGCCTTCCTCGAGGAGGAGGGGATCCTTTTCCGGTCGGTGATGAGAGCATATTTCAGCGATTCGCCGCATCCGCACCCCTCTTTTCCTGGAAGCCGGCGGGCCGCCTCCCGGACGATTTTCTTGGAGGTCTCGACGTTCCGGCGGAGGAGCTCCAGGATGGCCTCGATGGAGACGTCCTCCCCCGATTCGTGCCAGCAGTCGTAGTCGGTGGCCAGGGCGAGCGTCGCGTAGCAGATCTCCGCCTCGCGGGCGAGCTTGGCCTCGGGCATGTTCGTCATCCCGATCACGTCGACCCCCCACTTCCGGTAGATCCGGGACTCCGCGCGCGTCGAGAAGGCGGGCCCCTCCATGCAGAGGTAGGTTCCCCCGCGGTGCACCCTCCGGGCGGCCTTCCGGGCGGCCTTCCAGGCGACCTGCGCGAGCCCGGGACAGACCGGGTCGGCGAACGGGATGTGCCCGACGATCCCGTCGGAAAAGAAGGTGTTCGTCCGCTGGCGGGTATGGTCGTAGAACTGGTCGACCACCACGATGTCGCCGGGGCGGATCCTCTCCCTCATGCTTCCCACGGCGGAAATCGAAAGGATCCATCTCGCGCCGAGCTTCTTCAGGGCGTAGATGTTCGCCCGGAAATTGATCCGGTGGGGAGGGATCCTGTGCCCCCGGCCGTGCCGGGGAAGGAACGCCAGGGTCCTCCCCTCCAGCTCGCCGACGACCAGGGAGTCCGAGGGGTCGCCGAAGGGGGTCCTCACCTTGACCCGGCGCACCTTCCTCATCCCTTCCATCTCGTAGAGGCCCGAACCGCCGATCACGCCCAGGATGTCCGCCATCCGCCTCCCTGTCCCTTCGACCGGTTTTTCCCCACCATCCTACTGTAGGGAGAAGCTCCCGAGCGCTCAAGGGTTTTTCGCGTGCCTGCCGTGCAGCTGCCCGCAGG
This window encodes:
- a CDS encoding glycine--tRNA ligase subunit beta, yielding MKQDYLLEIGCEEIPAGFVGPALWFGGQQFAEILRKARLTFEKVDIYGTPRRLAYVVRNLEDRQAASQETVLGPPKSVGYDAQGKPTKAAEGFARAQRIEVSALRMFQTDRGEYLGYVKEAAAAPVGEVLPGLVAGWIPEIPFKKTMRWADLDIRFARPVHWIVSLYGEKVLPFSFGNVTAGNTTYGHRFLSPGPIALSSTGEYFGKLSDAKVFVDLEVRKERILAGIREAEQATGRKWVRDDPLLETVANLVEYPVVLTGRFEEKYLALPREILVTSMRNNQKYFVLEDGEGKLFPGFAFASNMIVPDNSVVVTGNERVIRARLSDAEFYYQDDLRKPLFDRAQALKGVLFQADLGTYWEKVERMAEIARFVASKGFPAKAEQCGRAAFLSKADLTTGVVKEFPELQGVMGRDYARKTGEKEETAQAVFEHYLPKGQSDELPSTDTGAAVAIADKIDMVCGCFGVGLIPTGTADPYGLRRHTLGILSILEARGLRISLEELVDRSLATLKGKLKSPQDEVKRKVTEFVSGRLFHFWSSQGSPGDLVEAVLAAGLTDVPDMRGKLDALVAFRKEAAFEPLAEVFKRAINITKGYAGPLTVSDALFEHEEERALHQAFGSVSQGVGAAAKSGKYQEAFREMARLQPVVSAFFDKVLVMAKDDKVRNNRLALLKNLSGLFASVADFSRVAVSPQK
- a CDS encoding glycine--tRNA ligase subunit alpha, with product MLFQDLVLALQRFWADKGCVIHQPYDIEVGAGTFNPATFLRALGPEPWNTAYVEPSRRPTDGRYGENPNRLQHYYQFQVIMKPCPYDYVEMYLDSLKAVGIDPMKHDIRFVEDDWESPTLGAWGLGWEVWLDGMEITQFTYFQQCGGIDLKPVSGEITYGIERIGMYLQNVGNVFDLKWVGDVTYGDVHHRGEVEFSTYNFQKADIPMLFSLFQMYEKECLRLIDENLVLPAYDMCLKCSHTFNMLDARGAISVTERISYIGRVRNLARLCATGYLKSREELGFPLMNRFSR
- a CDS encoding DNA repair protein RecO, whose amino-acid sequence is MPAAGPRRFRSSRAFLVRSADVGEADRRLSFFTEDEGEVTLVAKSAHRSRKRFGGALQRYVLLDITWTEVPRRFPLLTGAAVAEFFWNLLEDWERVRHADYLLELSVALFPQPGPKPKAFSHLLSGIRSLSRGAVPHSAGRKAEAAFLAVAGFGPDLSSCKRCGKADRNLFRFQVAEGRIYCDPCSGRGGIPLSLGAVKTWRVLQSSTPAAPERLRITEKILNELQAVIPKYLEWCIGKPLRSLGGAVPPEKP
- a CDS encoding methylthioadenosine phosphorylase; the encoded protein is MADILGVIGGSGLYEMEGMRKVRRVKVRTPFGDPSDSLVVGELEGRTLAFLPRHGRGHRIPPHRINFRANIYALKKLGARWILSISAVGSMRERIRPGDIVVVDQFYDHTRQRTNTFFSDGIVGHIPFADPVCPGLAQVAWKAARKAARRVHRGGTYLCMEGPAFSTRAESRIYRKWGVDVIGMTNMPEAKLAREAEICYATLALATDYDCWHESGEDVSIEAILELLRRNVETSKKIVREAARRLPGKEGCGCGESLKYALITDRKRIPSSSRKALSLLIGKYL